DNA sequence from the Macrobrachium nipponense isolate FS-2020 chromosome 3, ASM1510439v2, whole genome shotgun sequence genome:
GCTGTTATATCCTCGGGTGAAGTATTTGTCACTGAAAGGCGGACGGACAGTATTACAAAGTGCAAAGTTTTCCAGTTGAGACGTTCGTTTTTACAGAGCCATTTATGAGCCAATCGGTAGATTAAGAcatctatttcattttatgtagAAGAATCACTCCATTTGCTGGCGCAAGTCAAAAGGTCCTGTTTGTCATTTTTTCCTATTCGCATTAAAACTTTCAGCCTCGCGACTGTGCCTTCCACGATTCGAAGATTTGTGAAGCAACCTTCAAGAAGCTCCATTATGAGGTTCAGACTCACATGAATCTTCCCAAGCGAGATTTCCTTAAAGTTCTGGAGCAGGGTGAGTAGTTTTTTATTCATGCTAGCAGCCATTCACATTTAACAAAGAGCTTTTCTTGTATATAATCTGAAGCAAGGatcttaaaatgattaaaaacagGGACTGATCACCAATTCTTAAGGCTGTTTGAGCATTTTCTAAcattgctttatatttttttagaccTTTCACATTATATAGCAAAGAGACCTTGCCATTTCAGTTAAGTTTCCTACTGAAGATTGCATTTCTTTTTAAAGTTTACTTCAATAAGTGAATGTGCCCTTTTCTCCATGTTTGCTGGTAACATTAACTAGGAGTTTCTTTTCTCGTTTACCAGTATCCATTTTTAGTCTGTGGGTGGCATGAAAAATCATCGTTTCCAGTTACCTATATGATTAGCTTTCCAAATGAGTTTATTCCAAAATCTACCAAGCATAGATAGTTTTGCAATATTTCATGAGTAGACCCTTTCACAAAAATTTTGATATATCAGCAGTTAAGAGATCACAATCACTATTGCCCACAAGAAGATTTAGTTGCAATCAGATTTCTTATCTTGAGTAAGGTGTTGCTAAAGTGTTGCTTCTGTATTGAAGATAACTTTCTTCCTCTTATTTATGTAAGTGTTAATTTTAAACAATAGAAAAAGGATCTGATATCATTGATAAATAGAATTACATTAGCTATAAGGGGTTGTAGATTCTAAGAGAGAGGTTTGAGATCAAGATGGGTGCTCAATGAAAGCTGGTAGGTAGGACGCGTGCCATTAATCCGTTGGGCCTGTTCCGACTTCATACATATGCTCACTATTCCTTTGCAGTTCGAAACTCAGACCATAGAGACTGTGACAGTTTGGTCGTGGTTTTCATGAGTCACGGCGGCCTGAATGAAAAAACGAACAGGGAATTCATCTGGACGTACGACTCCATGGTCGATACTTCCGAACTTTGGATAAACTTGACTCCTGAGGAGTGCCCGTCTCTTGCAGGGAAGCCCAAGTTATTTTTCATTCaggtataaatattttctttgagtTGGGTGTTTGTCCAGCTGAAATCTGTCTTGCTTTTTCATGATTTTAACGTTAAGGTGGCATCTTGCATGGGGTTAATATTTATACCGAGAATAGCTTGATTTCAATTTTGTACCACGACAAACAGAATTAGCTCGTAAGATCAGGGGCGGATTTAGGGTGTGCGGGACCATAGGCCGGTGACCTTAGGAGTCCTCTCATTTATGGACAAGCAAATAGGGCCCTTTCAGCTTGTGGGGGTTATATTTCCGGGATTTATTTTCTAGTTGAGCAcctccagattattattattattattattaatttttatatctttaattatattattattatcaatttttgtTCTGCTGAGGTGAGGGACCCTCACAGTCACGGGTCCCTAGGCCATGGCCTGCTCTGACGCCCTCCCCCCCTAAATCTGCCACCGCGTAATATGACAAATGATTCCTGAAAATATGTTCATGCTTACACCGCCATTATATCCTCCAACAGGCTTGCAGAGGCGACGACACTGATTTAGGCGTTCAGCTGAAGAAACCCGGAGCCCTCAGGGTACAGACTGACTCGATTGACGACGCAACTTTGAGTGAAGATTACGCGATACCCTTGTATGCTGACCTGCTCATGATGTGGGCATCATACCCAGGTAAGATGAAGCCTGTTGGGTTTAATAGTTCCTGATCATTCATCATGAACTTGTATGACAGATAACTTTACGGGTATTTGTGTTGATGATAACCTGTGTATCACCCCTCTGCGAAAAATctgcatggtatatatatatatatatatatatatatatatatatcacatatatatgtatgtacgtgtatgtatacacacacacacacacgcacacacacaccacacacacacacatatatatatatatatatatatatatatatatatatatatatatatatgtgtgtgtgtgtgtgtgtatacacttacatacatatatatgtatatatatatatatagatatatatatatgtatatatatatatatatatatgtatatatacatatatatatatgtatatatatatatatatattatataaaaacttccaTTCCTCTATTTTATCTTcatgtacatgtgtgtataaatatatacatgtatgaatatacatatatatatatatatatatatatatatatatatgtatacgtgtatacacacacacacacacacacacatactatatatatatatatatatgtgtgtgtgtgtgtgtgtgtgtgtatacacgtacatacatatatatgtatatatatatatacgtacaaacatacatatatttatacacatatatacatgaagaTAAAATAGAGGAATGGAAGTTAGGTCAAGTTTGAAAATGATGATGCAATTGACCGTTGAGTGCATGAAGGGCGTTAAGATGTTTTGGAAGACTGGCAGGACACCAGTTGAATCAAGGGATTTCGAGTGAGAGACTCTCTTATGGTGGGGAAGTGTGACTTAGGCAGGGGCGTGCACCCACAGACTTTCAGAAGGGCCTTAGGGGCTCAAGTGGGAAAAAGGGCACTCCCTTAcgttttgaaaatgaaatctgCCATATTTTATATGCTGCAATTATAATATGTACGATACATATAAGAGAGATGCTGAAAGGATAATTCCATTATTTTTTCTAACAAAAAGGGCAACATAGCTATGAAGAAGAAAAGGGGCAGGGGCTCATGCACCGCCCCTCCCCCACCTCATGCACAGCCCTGGCAGTGAGAAACTAACCAGGACGTGGAAGGTATATTTGAATGAGGGAAAAGTTCCGAATGAATGATTATATTAAGGATAGTAAAGCTATGATGATCCAAAGAATACCATGGAAGTTACAGAATTCTTGCAAGATAGAGGTAAATGGTacagtgtatgtttgtgtgtgtgtgtgtgtatatgctgaTGTTGTTGACATTTTTTGCACTAGGgcttcatccatgattcagctgTTAGGCTGTGGATGAGATCATTGTTTTGTGGAAACTGTTGACAAAGAAATGTGTGTAAATACATTTATGAAAGTTCGTTAACTTGCATAATAAGTgcgtaaataaaagtttaataactTGGATAAGAAGCACTTCAATGATAGCTAAATTAATTGTACCGtaaattttaatgaaatgttGATAAGTACCTGAACAAAAGTTTAATGCATAAGAAGTGTCCGACTGAAAGTACAATCATTTGAATAGTAGGTACTTAAACGTAGATTTAAAAACCTtgcttgataaatattttaacaagagtttaataattaaCTTCCATAATAAGTAATTGATTGAAAGCTGAATAATTCCattataattactttaataaAAGTCTAACGAGACGCACGACAACTTCCAGGAATGGTTgcctttaaatcccaaaactgtGGGATAAACGGGAGCGTCTTCCTCCACTTTCTAACCAGAGTCTTTAACGAAGACGCCCACAACGAAGACCTCTCGTCCATGCTCCTGAGGGTGACCCGCGAGGTGGCTGTACACTACGAGTCATACATGCCTGGGACCGGAGAGCTTGACAAAAACAAGCAGATTCCGCAGACGGTGTCGACGCTGATGCGGAAGGTGAAGTTCTTTTCAAGGTCTGAAGAATACCAGGTCAGACCGTCTAAGCGTTACTGCACATATTTGTGACGTAACTGGtatgtggccataaaagaaaaccaagaaaacaataaaatgaagggtcactatgggaattgtttgccacacccattctctctctctctctctctctctctctctctctctctctctctctctctctctctgtcacgaccTTGGGTGAGAAAGGTCCCCGTTAATCTTTAGGTACTGCTGAATTAAAGGATTGAATAACACTCCATATGTCTCTCTAGAAAATTGTTTCTTACTAATTTGATGAGATGCGGGACGTCAGCAAATACATACACTTTCCTATCAGTACTAGATGGATTTGTGAATGGGGATTTTCTGGTCCTATACCTGAATTATTCCATAATTTTACATTTGTAGGGCCTAAATCATTCACCATACCAACAACAATAAACCCTGCTGCTTCCACCCTCCCTATGATATCAAACAAAATATCTTTAGTAATACTAGAGTTAAAATTATAGTATATCAATTGCTTCCGTGGTTTTAATAAGCCCCTAATCATGACACACTGAACCCGGTTT
Encoded proteins:
- the LOC135221775 gene encoding caspase-1-like isoform X2, whose translation is MNEKSLQKKWYLYQEIHPQENPLTMESTDKDQNTSGTGESHTVNTGARQGKVEQGREIQDPANNSSVAPGPSATESSPKDETDKISDYLDSRNFGRKESMLIDRPDADMPVGPFSEYYNMKHKRRGLAVILAYSEFIRGGPSPRDCAFHDSKICEATFKKLHYEVQTHMNLPKRDFLKVLEQVRNSDHRDCDSLVVVFMSHGGLNEKTNREFIWTYDSMVDTSELWINLTPEECPSLAGKPKLFFIQACRGDDTDLGVQLKKPGALRVQTDSIDDATLSEDYAIPLYADLLMMWASYPGMVAFKSQNCGINGSVFLHFLTRVFNEDAHNEDLSSMLLRVTREVAVHYESYMPGTGELDKNKQIPQTVSTLMRKVKFFSRSEEYQVRPSKRYCTYL